In Gammaproteobacteria bacterium (ex Lamellibrachia satsuma), a single genomic region encodes these proteins:
- a CDS encoding GDP-L-fucose synthase has product MSRNLQQKIFVAGHRGMVGAAIIRRLQALGYTNIITRGRDELNLLDQAAVQAFFEHEGLDQVYLAAAKVGGIHANNTYPADFIYENLMIEANIVHAAHSVGVQKLLFLGSSCIYPKSAEQPMKEEALLTGTLEPTNEPYAIAKIAGIKLCESYNRQHGRDYRSVMPTNLYGPNDNFHPENSHVIPALLRRFHEAVQSNAEEVVIWGSGTPMREFLHVDDMAAASVHVMELNSESYKANTKPMLSHINVGSGVDCTIRELAEAIARVAGFFGKLSFDSSKPDGTPRKLMDVARLKALGWEASITLEEGLRDAYRWFLENQERFKG; this is encoded by the coding sequence ATGTCCCGTAACCTGCAGCAGAAAATTTTTGTGGCCGGCCATCGGGGGATGGTTGGGGCTGCCATTATCCGGCGCCTCCAGGCGTTAGGGTATACCAACATCATCACCCGCGGACGTGATGAGCTGAATCTGTTGGATCAGGCGGCTGTACAGGCTTTTTTCGAGCACGAAGGTTTAGATCAGGTGTACCTTGCGGCGGCGAAAGTGGGTGGTATCCATGCCAACAATACCTACCCTGCTGATTTTATCTATGAAAATTTGATGATTGAGGCCAATATTGTTCATGCGGCGCACTCGGTGGGGGTGCAGAAGTTACTGTTCCTCGGCTCTTCCTGTATCTATCCCAAGTCGGCCGAGCAGCCGATGAAGGAGGAGGCGCTGCTCACTGGGACGCTGGAGCCCACAAACGAGCCATATGCCATTGCCAAGATTGCCGGCATCAAGTTGTGCGAGAGTTATAATCGTCAGCACGGTCGTGATTACCGTAGTGTAATGCCAACTAACCTCTATGGACCGAATGACAACTTTCATCCAGAGAACAGCCACGTGATTCCAGCGTTGCTGCGCCGCTTTCATGAGGCAGTTCAATCCAATGCAGAAGAGGTGGTAATCTGGGGTAGTGGTACACCGATGCGCGAGTTTCTGCATGTGGATGATATGGCGGCGGCCAGTGTGCATGTGATGGAACTGAATAGTGAATCCTATAAGGCGAATACAAAACCAATGCTGTCTCATATCAACGTTGGCTCCGGTGTGGATTGTACGATTCGGGAACTTGCAGAAGCGATTGCCCGTGTTGCAGGATTTTTCGGAAAGCTGAGCTTCGACAGCAGTAAGCCCGATGGTACACCGCGCAAGTTGATGGATGTTGCCCGTTTGAAGGCGTTGGGCTGGGAGGCGTCGATTACCCTTGAAGAGGGGCTGCGTGATGCCTATCGTTGGTTTCTGGAGAATCAGGAACGGTTCAAGGGCTGA
- a CDS encoding GDP-mannose mannosyl hydrolase: MHLPADVFQTVVASTPLVSIDLAVENGCGEILLGLRNNRPAQGCWFVPGGRILKGESLDIAFTRLARDELGVEASRASTCFLGVYEHFYNDSVFGETPDTHYVVLAYHFRQDIDLSSLPSAQHLDYRWWPQAEMAASDRVHSNSRAYLLALEEIAHRDKARDLQKGSKW; this comes from the coding sequence GTGCATCTACCAGCTGATGTTTTCCAGACCGTTGTGGCGTCAACGCCGCTGGTTTCGATTGATCTGGCGGTAGAAAATGGCTGCGGTGAGATTCTCCTTGGCTTGCGCAATAATCGTCCGGCGCAGGGGTGTTGGTTTGTGCCAGGTGGACGAATTCTGAAGGGCGAAAGTCTTGATATCGCTTTCACGCGGCTGGCAAGGGATGAACTGGGCGTCGAGGCGAGCCGCGCCTCCACCTGTTTCCTGGGCGTGTATGAGCATTTCTACAATGATAGTGTCTTTGGCGAGACACCGGATACCCATTATGTGGTGCTGGCCTACCATTTTCGGCAGGATATTGACCTGAGTAGCCTGCCTTCAGCGCAGCACCTCGATTATCGATGGTGGCCACAGGCGGAAATGGCGGCCAGTGATCGGGTGCACTCGAACAGTCGTGCCTACCTTTTAGCGCTGGAAGAGATTGCCCACCGTGACAAAGCCAGGGATCTGCAGAAGGGCTCGAAATGGTAA
- a CDS encoding methyltransferase domain-containing protein — MIYIVTPCWNAANTIEQTILSVITQAGDFDITYHIQDGGSTDGTVELVARWKSRIDLGLFPIQCRSIKLTYNSAADFGMYDAIATGFEQEEIDSSAFMAWINADDILMPCALALIDKVGVGFESRHVPWIGGAVNVVRDDISITQFHRATPTGVIADGLCDGQHWDFVQQEGVFFRKWLWDKVNAPDMLRTFKYAGDWNLWRLFANHTEYVHFPCPLGGFRISKAQLSRANYKSYTEEIESVISSDERERRLQTMGEVSAVNKRMLEIQYADVGMSIIEVSALNSVKHHYLKKFKVAPSNSLTSSSESGGKQVLYSAAPRQHARGEDGGFGAGEARVASDSQRKHRIMPDEFDQYTYAKKSHWDLFVKIDESLFGARMDKDVEQLKVYQDLFVLKFIKDNIPPGSRILDVGGGKSRILSYLANTYECWNIDKLEGVGNGPKELGKQSYHLVQDYMGNFNPELPNEYFDLVFSISALEHVPQHDPALFDNIIKDIQRVLKVGGYSLHLFDIVLKEGSFWSNKFTDHIFRSVNTSNKNVGYRTMKADSDLYVMTEAAYDKTWRHSTNKSYKEHGYPSSLNILWVK; from the coding sequence ATGATCTATATTGTGACGCCATGCTGGAACGCTGCTAACACGATTGAACAAACAATCTTGAGCGTTATCACCCAAGCAGGTGATTTTGATATTACGTATCACATTCAGGACGGAGGCTCTACTGATGGCACCGTGGAGCTGGTTGCTCGATGGAAATCTCGCATTGACCTCGGTCTATTCCCAATCCAGTGTCGGAGTATAAAGCTTACGTATAATAGCGCTGCGGATTTTGGAATGTACGATGCCATCGCAACCGGATTTGAGCAAGAGGAAATCGATTCTTCAGCCTTTATGGCATGGATTAATGCAGATGATATCCTGATGCCTTGCGCCTTGGCTCTGATTGATAAAGTGGGAGTTGGGTTTGAGAGTAGACATGTGCCTTGGATAGGTGGGGCCGTTAATGTGGTTCGAGATGACATTTCCATTACGCAGTTTCATCGAGCGACACCTACAGGCGTGATTGCGGATGGACTGTGTGATGGTCAGCATTGGGACTTTGTTCAACAGGAGGGGGTTTTCTTTCGAAAATGGCTTTGGGATAAGGTTAATGCACCAGATATGCTGAGGACGTTTAAGTATGCAGGAGACTGGAACCTGTGGCGGCTGTTCGCGAATCATACTGAATACGTTCACTTTCCTTGCCCTCTTGGTGGTTTTCGGATTTCCAAGGCCCAACTATCGAGGGCTAACTATAAAAGCTATACAGAAGAAATCGAATCGGTCATCAGTTCAGACGAACGAGAGCGGAGACTGCAAACTATGGGTGAGGTGAGCGCCGTGAACAAACGTATGTTAGAAATACAATATGCGGATGTTGGGATGTCAATCATAGAGGTAAGTGCATTGAATTCAGTCAAGCATCACTACCTAAAAAAATTTAAGGTGGCCCCTTCAAATAGCCTGACATCGAGTTCAGAGTCAGGCGGGAAGCAGGTCCTATACAGCGCTGCGCCTAGGCAGCATGCTCGTGGTGAGGATGGTGGATTTGGCGCTGGTGAAGCGCGTGTGGCATCCGATTCTCAAAGAAAACATCGGATTATGCCAGACGAATTCGACCAGTATACATATGCAAAGAAATCCCACTGGGACCTCTTTGTGAAGATTGATGAGTCTCTCTTCGGTGCACGAATGGATAAAGATGTTGAGCAGCTAAAGGTCTATCAGGACTTATTTGTGCTGAAATTCATTAAAGATAATATCCCACCGGGCTCTAGGATCCTTGATGTTGGTGGCGGGAAATCACGGATATTGAGCTATCTGGCCAACACTTATGAATGTTGGAATATAGATAAGCTTGAAGGCGTAGGTAACGGGCCAAAAGAACTCGGCAAGCAATCGTATCACTTGGTTCAGGATTATATGGGTAACTTCAACCCAGAACTTCCGAACGAATACTTCGATTTGGTATTTTCTATTTCTGCTCTTGAGCATGTGCCGCAGCACGATCCAGCACTGTTCGATAATATTATCAAGGATATTCAGCGTGTCCTAAAAGTTGGGGGGTACAGTCTTCATTTATTTGATATTGTTTTGAAGGAAGGAAGTTTCTGGTCAAACAAGTTTACTGATCACATCTTCAGAAGCGTTAATACAAGCAATAAGAATGTTGGATACAGAACCATGAAGGCGGATAGCGATCTCTATGTTATGACCGAGGCTGCATACGATAAGACATGGCGCCATAGCACCAATAAGAGTTACAAGGAGCATGGCTACCCCAGCAGTTTGAATATTCTTTGGGTGAAATGA
- a CDS encoding glycosyltransferase: MTTPKPRLIVADPSLADARGHHFALSLQITRGAQLQGIETIWFTHKDFIAPDWLDDVSVNPVFSITMYDSYHPEKKNKLQGDLDQKLLGELFEGILRSRLSDNDHIYFHTGFGDLYRAMPTYLSLMKCGEFPYLHICTPYEPEAMPGTDQGNTLPAVFGNMRNMSEIDKKLFFWAETPQLALHYTLSYRFNVRALSLPPPIGINNNKLQHDSGTLTALYLGAAREEKGFLRLSEIVDRLYEHYGCTGKICFVIQCSPQIIGYLPSIKLAIEKLSGYPESYVKLIDSVMSEDEYHSQLLASDVVLLMYDKENYRIRGSGIAVEAISSDKCILTTKGTFCAGLISHGGGEAVEGNDEAVAMLLKMAENKHEYMQRAKIQGEEYRKVNSVTNYVSRIINQPKRGYSPAFFPSTVIGHVSPSLLSL, from the coding sequence ATGACAACACCCAAACCTCGTCTGATAGTTGCGGATCCTTCGCTGGCCGACGCTCGTGGGCATCACTTTGCATTATCACTACAGATTACACGTGGTGCTCAATTACAGGGTATCGAGACCATTTGGTTTACACACAAAGATTTCATTGCACCGGATTGGCTTGATGATGTGAGTGTTAATCCCGTTTTTTCTATAACGATGTATGATAGCTACCATCCTGAAAAAAAGAATAAGTTGCAAGGTGATCTTGATCAAAAGTTACTTGGTGAACTATTTGAAGGGATTTTGCGTTCAAGACTAAGCGATAATGATCATATTTATTTCCATACTGGTTTTGGTGACCTTTATCGTGCTATGCCAACTTACCTTTCCTTAATGAAGTGTGGTGAGTTTCCCTACTTACACATTTGTACTCCGTATGAACCAGAAGCGATGCCAGGGACAGATCAAGGGAATACACTTCCTGCTGTTTTCGGCAATATGAGAAATATGAGTGAAATAGATAAGAAGCTATTTTTCTGGGCTGAAACTCCACAACTAGCATTACATTATACCTTGTCATATAGGTTCAACGTACGTGCTTTATCTTTGCCGCCACCTATTGGTATTAATAATAATAAATTGCAGCATGATTCAGGTACGCTTACTGCTCTTTATCTTGGCGCGGCGCGAGAAGAGAAAGGTTTTCTGCGTTTATCAGAAATCGTTGATCGCCTATATGAGCATTATGGTTGTACTGGTAAAATTTGTTTTGTTATTCAATGCAGTCCTCAGATTATTGGCTACCTACCTAGTATTAAATTGGCTATCGAAAAGCTATCCGGTTACCCGGAATCTTATGTTAAGTTGATTGATTCAGTAATGAGTGAAGATGAGTACCACTCCCAGCTTTTGGCTTCAGATGTCGTATTGCTTATGTATGACAAAGAGAACTATAGAATTAGAGGGTCTGGCATCGCCGTTGAAGCGATAAGCTCTGATAAGTGTATTCTAACCACAAAAGGCACGTTTTGTGCCGGTCTGATTAGCCATGGTGGTGGAGAAGCTGTTGAAGGAAATGATGAGGCGGTCGCTATGCTTTTGAAAATGGCCGAAAATAAGCATGAATATATGCAACGTGCCAAAATACAAGGGGAAGAATATCGTAAGGTTAATAGTGTTACGAATTATGTTTCAAGGATAATAAATCAGCCTAAAAGAGGCTATTCGCCTGCATTCTTTCCAAGTACGGTAATTGGTCATGTTTCACCATCTTTACTGAGTTTATAG
- a CDS encoding type II toxin-antitoxin system VapC family toxin → MADPRLYFDTSALLPLYRQEQLTAQAEQIQNEVTLVISALTEVEVASALARWVRMGELTGEQAELLETTFSEDLRLDVFERVALEDRHYWQARHWLLGRKTALRTLDALHLACAVEYNLMIVTADKVLADAAALVGGRVRFLRG, encoded by the coding sequence GTGGCTGATCCTCGTCTCTATTTTGACACCAGCGCGTTGTTGCCGTTATACCGTCAGGAGCAGTTAACGGCGCAAGCAGAGCAGATCCAGAATGAGGTGACGCTGGTGATCAGTGCCTTAACAGAGGTCGAAGTGGCTTCCGCTTTAGCGCGTTGGGTGCGAATGGGAGAGCTAACTGGCGAGCAGGCAGAATTGCTGGAGACAACCTTTTCTGAAGATCTTCGCCTCGACGTGTTTGAACGCGTTGCTCTGGAAGATCGTCACTACTGGCAAGCACGGCATTGGCTTCTAGGGCGGAAAACGGCGCTGCGTACCCTGGATGCACTCCATCTGGCATGCGCGGTAGAATATAATCTAATGATCGTTACTGCTGATAAGGTGCTTGCCGATGCTGCTGCGCTTGTCGGTGGACGTGTGCGCTTCTTAAGGGGTTAA
- a CDS encoding phosphomannomutase yields the protein MKTVSIQQLATDSGVVFGTSGARGLVEQLTPEVCAGYTAAFLNLFERASVQQVVVGIDLRSSSPEIARACILAIESAGLVAEFCGVVPTPALALHAMQKGVPAIMVTGSHIPFDRNGIKFYRPEGEITKADEAAIMGAEVLLPEPLELPDLPTVNEGAQQRYLERYLQFLPKDMLAGLRVGFYQHSSVARDLLTTLLSRLGAEVIALGRTDKFVPIDTEAVSEEDAERAKAWVLEHQLDALISTDGDADRPLLGDEQGIWFRGDVVGLLCARFLKAEALVTPVSCTTAIEKSGWFKHITRTRIGSPYVIEGMEALQAAGKAPVVGFEANGGFLLGSEIEHNGKILQPLPTRDAVLPILALLALAHEKGMPLSALTTDLPKRFTASDRLQGVAIERSRKLLMELEKDSEPLARLYGPVLALDVTDGLRFTFESGDIVHLRPSGNAPELRCYAEAEDAVRAEELVAEVLELARCQ from the coding sequence ATGAAAACAGTCTCTATTCAGCAATTGGCAACTGACAGTGGTGTGGTTTTTGGGACCAGTGGTGCCCGCGGTTTGGTCGAACAGTTGACGCCTGAGGTTTGTGCTGGTTATACAGCAGCTTTCCTTAATTTGTTTGAGCGTGCATCGGTTCAACAAGTTGTTGTTGGCATCGATCTGCGGTCCAGCAGCCCCGAGATTGCGCGTGCTTGTATTCTTGCGATTGAATCGGCTGGCCTTGTTGCTGAGTTCTGCGGGGTAGTACCTACGCCTGCACTGGCATTGCATGCAATGCAGAAGGGAGTTCCGGCAATCATGGTAACCGGCAGTCATATTCCGTTCGACCGAAACGGAATCAAGTTCTACCGGCCAGAGGGTGAGATTACCAAAGCGGATGAAGCTGCGATTATGGGTGCCGAGGTTTTATTGCCTGAGCCTCTGGAGTTGCCGGACTTGCCTACGGTGAATGAGGGGGCGCAACAACGTTATCTGGAACGATATCTTCAGTTCCTTCCCAAGGATATGCTGGCGGGGTTGCGAGTTGGTTTTTATCAGCACTCCAGTGTTGCGCGCGATCTGCTGACGACACTGCTTTCCAGGTTGGGCGCAGAGGTGATAGCGCTGGGGCGTACCGATAAATTTGTCCCGATAGATACAGAAGCAGTTTCAGAAGAGGATGCTGAACGTGCTAAAGCGTGGGTTTTGGAGCACCAGCTGGATGCACTGATCTCGACCGACGGAGATGCCGATCGCCCTCTGCTTGGTGACGAACAGGGCATTTGGTTTCGGGGAGATGTCGTCGGATTGTTGTGCGCACGATTCCTGAAGGCCGAAGCGCTTGTCACACCAGTCAGTTGCACAACGGCTATTGAAAAAAGCGGATGGTTTAAACATATCACCCGGACCCGCATCGGCTCGCCGTATGTCATCGAAGGCATGGAGGCACTGCAGGCTGCCGGAAAGGCACCGGTGGTCGGTTTTGAGGCGAACGGCGGATTTCTGCTGGGGAGTGAAATTGAGCACAACGGGAAAATTCTGCAACCGTTGCCCACCCGTGATGCAGTGTTGCCAATCCTGGCACTATTGGCGCTTGCTCATGAAAAGGGGATGCCTCTTTCTGCACTGACAACGGATTTGCCTAAGCGTTTTACTGCGAGTGATCGGCTTCAGGGTGTAGCAATAGAGCGGAGTCGGAAACTGTTGATGGAGCTTGAAAAAGACTCCGAACCGCTTGCCCGGCTCTACGGTCCGGTTTTGGCACTGGATGTGACTGATGGACTGCGGTTTACCTTTGAGAGTGGTGACATCGTCCATCTGCGCCCATCAGGTAATGCGCCGGAATTGCGTTGTTACGCCGAGGCTGAAGACGCTGTGCGGGCTGAGGAACTGGTCGCTGAGGTGTTGGAACTGGCGAGGTGCCAGTGA
- a CDS encoding sulfotransferase family protein: MSKKNKPAARHTDILVSTIDEALDLLRRSSYGEKALHAYQDDPGSLLEQCIALCEKNKSKKPEPIRTIHHFACTGGTLFSKCLAVMPNTQLLSEVDPLSTLGNNANSPKFAPTDMVTLIRQSTCGGNKELIMKMFLNNVEIIYKAALVIGMRLILRDHAHSHFCVGKNIPERKSLRQIVKQRFPVLSLVTVRNPLDSYMSLLCNKWVGFYPPTFDEYCRRYLAFINSYSGVPIIKYEDFVDSPQESMCHICNLLDIPYSDQFVDLFSVIKLTGDSGRRSDNIVIKPRRLMGNSLKQEVSESSHYRQLRLLLQYD; encoded by the coding sequence ATGAGTAAGAAAAACAAGCCCGCTGCTCGTCACACTGACATATTGGTTTCAACAATTGATGAAGCATTGGATTTGCTAAGACGTTCGTCATACGGTGAAAAAGCACTGCACGCATACCAGGATGATCCAGGGAGCCTGCTCGAGCAGTGCATAGCATTGTGTGAAAAAAATAAATCTAAAAAACCAGAGCCGATTCGTACTATTCACCACTTCGCATGTACGGGTGGAACTTTGTTTAGCAAGTGTTTGGCAGTGATGCCAAATACACAACTATTAAGTGAGGTCGACCCTTTAAGTACGCTGGGTAATAATGCCAATAGCCCAAAGTTTGCACCTACGGACATGGTGACGTTAATTCGTCAAAGTACATGTGGTGGAAACAAAGAGCTCATTATGAAAATGTTTTTGAATAATGTAGAAATTATTTATAAGGCAGCCCTGGTAATTGGGATGCGTTTGATTTTGCGAGACCATGCTCACAGCCATTTTTGTGTTGGCAAAAATATTCCAGAACGTAAAAGTTTAAGGCAGATTGTAAAGCAACGCTTCCCTGTGCTTTCTTTAGTAACAGTAAGGAATCCACTAGATAGCTACATGTCATTACTATGTAACAAATGGGTGGGTTTTTATCCACCAACATTTGATGAGTATTGCAGGCGCTACCTGGCCTTTATCAATTCTTATAGTGGTGTGCCGATAATTAAATATGAAGACTTCGTCGATTCTCCACAAGAATCTATGTGCCACATATGCAATCTGCTAGACATTCCATATTCTGATCAATTTGTAGATTTGTTTAGTGTTATTAAATTAACTGGAGATAGTGGGAGAAGATCAGACAACATTGTAATCAAGCCCCGCCGTCTCATGGGAAATAGTCTGAAGCAAGAAGTTAGTGAGTCGTCGCATTACAGGCAACTCCGATTGCTATTACAGTACGATTAG
- a CDS encoding type II toxin-antitoxin system prevent-host-death family antitoxin, which translates to MQVSVRETREQLSRLLKAVEHGEQVEITRRGRVVARLAPPEPSSDSSRVARASVRAKLRDTLPPSETTSTELIRELREERG; encoded by the coding sequence ATGCAAGTCAGTGTCCGAGAAACGAGAGAACAACTCAGCCGATTGTTGAAAGCCGTCGAGCATGGAGAGCAGGTGGAGATAACACGGCGGGGTCGGGTAGTGGCGCGGCTTGCTCCCCCAGAGCCAAGTTCAGATAGTTCACGGGTGGCGCGTGCATCTGTTCGGGCAAAATTACGTGATACTTTGCCCCCCTCTGAGACTACATCAACAGAGCTGATTCGAGAGCTTAGAGAAGAGCGTGGCTGA
- a CDS encoding NAD-dependent epimerase/dehydratase family protein, giving the protein MKIAVLGGDGFCGWPTVLHLSRIGHDVLIVDNLSRRKIDLELEVESLTPITHMSTRIEAWKQLTGKEIQFYNIDVSREYQRLLDLICFEQVDAIIHFAEQRAAPYSMKGSKGKRYTVDNNLNATNNILCAIVDSGRDVHLVHLGTMGVYGYGTAGMKIPEGYLNIQVSSDEGEVINQEILYPANPGSIYHMTKTQDALCFAFYNRNDGLRITDLHQGIVWGTHTDETLMDERLINRFDYDGDYGTVLNRFLMQAAISHPLTVHGTGGQTRAFIHIRDTVKCVEIALSNPPKKGEKVMIFNQMTETHRVRELAELVARLTGARIANLPNPRKEDDENELHVENKCFLELGLKPTTLEDGLLLEVKEIAEKYANRCDRSKILCKSYWTDAEQKNSKNEKDYVIIDKLDNKESGHGDNYKVVTGDS; this is encoded by the coding sequence ATGAAAATAGCTGTGTTAGGTGGTGATGGTTTTTGTGGATGGCCGACAGTTTTGCACTTGTCAAGAATAGGCCATGACGTACTAATTGTGGATAATTTGTCGCGGCGTAAAATCGATCTTGAGCTTGAGGTGGAGTCATTGACGCCTATTACCCATATGTCGACACGCATTGAAGCATGGAAACAGCTTACAGGAAAAGAAATACAATTTTACAATATTGACGTGTCTCGTGAGTATCAGCGCCTTCTAGATCTTATCTGTTTCGAGCAAGTAGATGCAATAATACATTTTGCTGAGCAACGTGCAGCCCCGTATTCAATGAAGGGCTCAAAAGGAAAGCGATACACTGTTGATAATAATTTGAATGCAACAAATAATATTTTGTGTGCAATTGTCGATTCTGGAAGAGATGTTCATTTGGTTCATTTGGGTACCATGGGTGTGTATGGATATGGTACGGCGGGTATGAAAATTCCCGAAGGGTATTTGAATATCCAAGTCTCAAGTGATGAAGGCGAGGTAATTAACCAAGAAATCTTGTACCCAGCGAATCCGGGAAGTATCTATCACATGACAAAGACTCAGGATGCACTTTGCTTTGCTTTTTATAATAGAAATGATGGTTTACGCATTACGGATCTGCATCAAGGTATTGTTTGGGGAACACATACAGATGAAACGCTAATGGATGAGCGTTTGATTAATCGTTTTGATTACGATGGGGATTATGGCACGGTACTTAATCGCTTTCTGATGCAGGCGGCGATTAGTCATCCTTTAACAGTGCATGGTACTGGCGGACAGACCAGGGCATTCATTCATATCCGCGATACAGTTAAATGTGTTGAAATTGCGCTATCAAATCCACCTAAGAAAGGTGAAAAAGTGATGATTTTCAATCAGATGACAGAAACTCATCGGGTTCGTGAATTGGCAGAGCTCGTCGCACGCCTTACTGGCGCAAGAATAGCCAACCTACCCAATCCACGCAAAGAGGATGATGAGAACGAGTTACATGTTGAAAATAAGTGTTTTCTAGAGCTTGGCTTGAAACCTACTACCTTGGAGGATGGTTTGCTGCTTGAAGTAAAGGAGATTGCGGAGAAATATGCTAATCGGTGTGATCGTTCCAAGATCTTGTGTAAATCATACTGGACTGATGCTGAACAGAAAAATAGTAAGAACGAAAAAGACTACGTGATAATTGATAAGTTAGACAATAAAGAAAGTGGTCATGGCGATAATTACAAAGTTGTTACTGGGGATTCTTGA
- the gmd gene encoding GDP-mannose 4,6-dehydratase has product MKKALITGITGQDGSYLAELLLEKGYEVHGIKRRASSFNTQRVDHIYQDPHVDNQRFILHYGDLTDSSNLTRILQEVQPDEVYNLAAQSHVAVSFEAPEYTADVVGMGTLRLLEAIRLLGLEKKTRFYQASTSELFGLVQETPQKETTPFYPRSPYAAAKLYAYWITVNYREAYGMYACNGILFNHESPRRGETFVTRKITRGLANIAQGLEKCLYLGNMDALRDWGHAKDFVRMQWMMLQQDHPEDFAIATGVQHSVRDFVSMTAAELGLTLRFEGEGLDEKGIVERIEGDKAPGLKVGDVIVAVDPRYFRPAEVETLLGDPTKAKEQLGWVPEITVQEMCAEMVATDLHEARRHALLKEHGYELPIQAEH; this is encoded by the coding sequence ATGAAAAAAGCACTTATTACGGGCATAACGGGCCAGGATGGCTCCTATCTGGCAGAGTTATTATTAGAGAAGGGCTACGAGGTACACGGTATCAAGCGCCGTGCCTCATCATTCAATACACAGCGCGTGGATCATATCTATCAGGATCCACATGTTGACAATCAACGATTTATACTCCACTACGGTGATCTTACGGACAGTTCTAATCTAACCCGAATCCTTCAGGAGGTGCAGCCGGATGAGGTCTATAATCTGGCAGCACAATCCCATGTGGCTGTTAGTTTCGAGGCGCCTGAATACACTGCCGATGTTGTTGGTATGGGCACACTTCGCCTCCTTGAGGCGATTCGCTTACTGGGGCTTGAGAAGAAGACGCGCTTCTACCAGGCATCTACATCCGAACTGTTTGGGCTGGTGCAGGAGACGCCCCAGAAAGAGACCACGCCGTTTTATCCGCGCAGCCCCTATGCGGCAGCCAAGCTGTATGCCTATTGGATCACGGTGAACTACCGTGAGGCCTATGGTATGTACGCCTGTAATGGGATCCTGTTCAATCATGAGTCACCGCGACGTGGTGAGACGTTTGTCACGCGGAAGATTACCCGCGGTTTGGCCAACATTGCACAGGGGCTTGAAAAGTGCCTCTACCTGGGCAATATGGATGCGCTTCGTGACTGGGGTCACGCAAAGGATTTTGTTCGTATGCAGTGGATGATGCTGCAGCAGGATCATCCTGAAGACTTTGCGATCGCAACCGGCGTCCAGCACTCAGTGCGCGATTTTGTCAGCATGACAGCCGCAGAATTAGGGCTGACCCTGCGTTTTGAGGGTGAAGGGCTGGATGAGAAGGGTATTGTTGAGCGAATAGAGGGTGACAAAGCGCCTGGGTTGAAAGTGGGCGATGTGATCGTTGCAGTTGATCCGCGATATTTTCGTCCCGCTGAAGTGGAAACCCTGCTGGGTGATCCTACCAAAGCGAAAGAGCAGTTGGGCTGGGTACCGGAAATCACAGTCCAGGAGATGTGTGCTGAGATGGTGGCTACCGATCTGCACGAGGCACGACGGCATGCGTTATTGAAAGAGCATGGGTACGAGTTGCCGATTCAGGCAGAGCATTGA